One window from the genome of Luteolibacter rhizosphaerae encodes:
- a CDS encoding DUF2071 domain-containing protein: protein MNYLKRHPFPVVAHFDRVVAVSFAFPQEILRPMVPEGLEIDAYEGFGFVTVAMVWTRKLRPAAFPAFLGHDFFLAGYRIFARLQDESGRRLRGLKILGSETDKQRMVLLGNLMTGYNYSRVKLDIETSGTVTRIRTRRDDGRCTLDLSFDDCGGEIGLPEGSPFPDWRTARRFAGPMPFTFSPQGDGSFVVIEGGRAEWTPRPVRLLDWQVGIFQDSPLAKATPLPANAFAVNNIAYRWERGRVITPPATA, encoded by the coding sequence ATGAATTATCTCAAGCGCCACCCCTTCCCGGTCGTGGCCCATTTCGACCGGGTGGTGGCCGTTTCCTTCGCGTTTCCACAGGAGATCTTGCGACCGATGGTGCCGGAAGGACTGGAGATCGATGCCTATGAGGGATTCGGCTTCGTGACGGTGGCGATGGTCTGGACGCGCAAGCTGCGTCCTGCGGCGTTTCCGGCCTTCCTCGGACATGATTTCTTCCTCGCGGGCTATCGGATCTTCGCCCGGCTGCAGGATGAATCGGGGCGCCGTTTGCGCGGGCTCAAGATCCTGGGCAGCGAAACGGACAAGCAGCGGATGGTGCTGCTCGGCAACCTCATGACCGGCTACAACTACTCGCGGGTGAAGCTGGATATCGAGACCAGCGGCACGGTCACCCGCATCCGCACCCGGCGCGATGACGGGCGCTGCACGCTGGACCTGAGCTTCGACGACTGCGGCGGCGAGATCGGTCTGCCGGAAGGCTCGCCTTTCCCCGATTGGCGCACCGCCCGCCGCTTCGCCGGGCCCATGCCCTTCACCTTCAGTCCGCAGGGCGATGGGTCCTTCGTGGTGATCGAGGGAGGCCGGGCCGAATGGACGCCGCGGCCGGTGCGCCTGCTGGATTGGCAGGTCGGAATCTTCCAAGACTCACCGCTCGCGAAGGCGACGCCCCTGCCCGCGAATGCCTTCGCCGTGAACAACATCGCCTACCGCTGGGAACGCGGTCGCGTGATCACACCACCTGCCACCGCATGA
- a CDS encoding tRNA1(Val) (adenine(37)-N6)-methyltransferase — MSSPLHDPASLSGMERWQAERARLEQEFGERITLDALTGPNGLDREPWQDDAGGAAGWLIAQRKGGHRHSIDDVLTAWYALQVSPAVTEHLDLGTGIGTVGLLTLWGMGESAHLTCVEAQEISYRLLQTNLDANGIRHRVDCSRGDLRDLALGRHFPLVTGSPPYFPANAGVVPQDSQKAHARFELRGDVSDYARAAVKHLAPGGWFVLCFPSPQKQRALDGIAAAGLGTVRMRDVVPRETLAPLFTLFACQHADEAGKTTEVEAPLTVREQSGRLTAEMAGVRRRFGFLDGEAHGGHSVG, encoded by the coding sequence ATGTCCTCGCCTCTTCACGATCCAGCATCTCTTTCCGGCATGGAACGCTGGCAGGCGGAGCGCGCCCGGCTAGAGCAGGAGTTCGGCGAGCGCATTACCCTCGATGCGCTGACCGGCCCGAACGGCCTCGACCGCGAGCCATGGCAGGACGACGCGGGCGGCGCGGCCGGATGGCTGATCGCCCAGCGGAAGGGCGGTCACCGCCATTCGATCGATGATGTGCTGACCGCGTGGTATGCCCTGCAGGTTTCTCCGGCAGTCACCGAGCATCTCGATTTGGGCACGGGCATCGGCACCGTGGGCTTGCTCACGCTCTGGGGAATGGGGGAGTCCGCGCATCTGACCTGCGTGGAGGCGCAGGAAATCAGCTATCGCCTGCTCCAAACCAACCTCGATGCGAACGGCATCCGTCACCGCGTCGATTGCTCGCGTGGCGACCTCCGGGATCTGGCGCTGGGCCGCCACTTTCCCTTGGTCACCGGCAGCCCGCCCTATTTCCCTGCGAATGCCGGGGTCGTACCGCAGGATTCCCAGAAGGCCCACGCCCGCTTCGAGCTGCGCGGGGATGTCTCCGATTATGCACGGGCCGCGGTGAAGCACCTCGCTCCCGGGGGGTGGTTCGTGCTGTGCTTTCCCTCACCGCAAAAGCAGCGCGCCCTCGATGGCATCGCTGCGGCGGGATTGGGAACCGTTAGGATGCGGGATGTGGTGCCTCGCGAGACGCTCGCGCCGCTCTTCACCCTCTTCGCCTGCCAGCATGCCGATGAGGCTGGCAAGACAACCGAGGTCGAGGCCCCGCTCACGGTGCGCGAGCAGAGCGGCCGCCTCACCGCGGAGATGGCGGGAGTCCGCCGTCGCTTCGGCTTCCTCGATGGCGAGGCTCATGGCGGGCATTCCGTCGGATGA
- a CDS encoding ATP-dependent DNA ligase has product MIEVRFQRGLYVPEADLWLDPWDAQPWAFVSHAHADHFARHDKALCSTVTAALVRCRYGVAAEKLEPAAFHTVVERNGFRLRLLPAGHIAGSAMLHVTRKADGATMLYTGDFKVRKGRTSEPVVFQQADLLILETTFGLPQFNFPSQMEVESAVLRFVHDTLADGEVPVLLGYSLGKAQEALALLHANEIPAVLHPNVADMTRACLEAGVSCLPEPILLDGPVPPGHAVIAPPNAVRSKLLRAVGNRRVAMLSGWAMVPGATFRYRVDEAIPLSDHADYPGLMECIQRVRPKKILTVHGYTREFAAELRLRGQDAWSASGNDQLELALSPPSARGVMTGSGVQTTASARHVRPICALADFTSLCRLTGETSSRLEKIRHLAAYLKGLESEDDLVLAASWLTGRALPRAADRRAVYAGSATLRRALLKLPGAREERYREISLSQNDAARTTRLFLQELPLKPEPLTLEGLAAFFTELATAPGSLAKIELLSSRLRTLHPAEGETLVKLLTGDLRIGLKEGLVEDAVATAFSAEPAAVRNAHMLTGDLGETARLAKHKRLEQAALRPFVPVKVMLASPMPDAAALVDYVSQGAAATRGIWLEPKYDGIRAQLHKQGNRAALYSRDLRPLDAEFPELLHAALTLPGDFILDGEIIAYAEGKRLTFHDLQTRLGRITVAQSDLFAASSDAGDGHGSSLPPVSFIAFDLLWLNESDLLREPLLKRRTLLDDSGIGQVHPAIVPIQLLRSDADADAVQAAFKQARAEGHEGLIAKDPESTYSPGRRGKAWLKLKTSSTLDCVVVAAEQGHGKRAEVLSDYTFAVRDQVSGQLRVIGKAYSGLTDVEIEELTEYFKRHTLSTERRKHIVEPNLVLEIAFDSIQASKRHDSGLALRFPRIHAIRRDKTPDEIDTLQYARSLVDS; this is encoded by the coding sequence GTGATAGAAGTCCGGTTCCAACGCGGTTTGTATGTCCCCGAGGCCGATTTATGGCTGGATCCGTGGGATGCACAGCCGTGGGCCTTCGTCTCGCATGCCCATGCCGACCATTTCGCCCGCCACGATAAGGCCCTGTGCTCGACGGTGACCGCCGCACTGGTCCGCTGCCGCTACGGGGTCGCAGCCGAAAAGCTGGAACCGGCTGCGTTCCACACGGTCGTGGAACGAAATGGCTTCCGCTTGCGCCTGCTCCCGGCGGGACACATCGCGGGCTCGGCCATGCTGCATGTGACCCGCAAGGCGGACGGCGCCACGATGCTCTACACGGGTGATTTCAAGGTCCGGAAGGGCCGCACCTCGGAACCGGTGGTATTCCAACAGGCTGACCTGCTGATCTTGGAGACGACCTTCGGCCTTCCCCAGTTCAACTTCCCCTCGCAGATGGAAGTGGAGTCGGCAGTTTTGCGTTTCGTCCACGATACTTTGGCCGATGGCGAGGTGCCTGTGCTGCTAGGTTACTCGCTAGGCAAGGCACAGGAGGCTCTGGCCTTGCTGCATGCAAACGAGATCCCGGCCGTGCTGCATCCGAATGTGGCAGATATGACCCGGGCCTGCCTGGAGGCCGGGGTGTCCTGCCTACCGGAGCCTATCCTTCTCGATGGCCCCGTGCCGCCCGGCCATGCTGTGATCGCCCCGCCGAATGCGGTCCGGTCGAAACTTCTCCGTGCCGTGGGTAACCGCCGCGTGGCGATGCTCAGCGGTTGGGCCATGGTGCCGGGCGCCACCTTCCGCTACCGGGTGGATGAGGCGATCCCGCTTTCCGATCACGCCGACTATCCGGGGCTGATGGAGTGCATCCAGCGCGTGAGGCCGAAGAAGATCCTCACGGTGCACGGCTATACCCGCGAGTTCGCCGCCGAGTTGCGTCTCCGTGGGCAGGATGCCTGGTCCGCCTCGGGGAATGATCAGTTGGAGCTCGCGCTTTCTCCGCCATCCGCCCGCGGTGTGATGACTGGCAGCGGGGTGCAGACCACGGCAAGCGCCCGCCATGTAAGACCGATCTGTGCTCTAGCGGATTTCACCAGCCTGTGCCGCTTGACGGGGGAGACCAGCAGCCGCCTCGAAAAGATCCGCCACCTAGCCGCCTATCTCAAAGGATTGGAGAGCGAGGATGACCTCGTGCTCGCCGCGAGCTGGCTAACAGGCCGAGCCCTGCCGCGTGCCGCCGATCGCCGTGCGGTTTACGCCGGTTCCGCCACACTCCGCCGCGCCCTGCTTAAGCTGCCCGGTGCGCGGGAAGAGCGCTACCGCGAGATCTCGCTCTCGCAGAATGATGCCGCCCGCACCACTCGCCTCTTCCTGCAGGAGCTACCGCTGAAGCCGGAGCCGCTTACGTTGGAAGGTCTTGCCGCCTTCTTCACGGAGCTGGCGACCGCGCCGGGTTCCTTGGCGAAGATCGAGTTGCTTTCGTCCCGTCTGCGGACGCTTCATCCCGCGGAGGGTGAAACCCTCGTGAAGCTTCTAACAGGTGATCTGAGGATCGGCCTGAAAGAAGGTCTGGTGGAGGACGCCGTGGCCACCGCCTTCAGCGCGGAGCCCGCCGCAGTCCGGAATGCACACATGCTCACCGGCGATCTCGGGGAGACCGCCAGACTGGCCAAGCACAAGCGCTTGGAGCAAGCCGCTCTTCGCCCCTTCGTGCCGGTGAAGGTGATGCTTGCGTCTCCGATGCCCGATGCTGCCGCACTGGTGGACTACGTGAGTCAAGGGGCCGCCGCCACTCGCGGGATCTGGCTGGAGCCGAAGTATGATGGCATCCGCGCGCAACTGCATAAGCAGGGCAACCGTGCCGCGCTTTACTCGCGCGATCTGCGTCCGCTGGATGCCGAATTCCCCGAGTTGTTGCATGCCGCGCTCACCTTGCCGGGAGATTTCATCTTGGATGGAGAGATCATCGCTTATGCCGAGGGCAAGCGCCTGACCTTCCATGATCTACAGACCCGCCTCGGGCGCATCACGGTAGCGCAGTCGGATCTTTTTGCTGCCTCATCGGATGCGGGAGATGGTCATGGATCGTCCCTGCCTCCGGTCAGCTTCATTGCCTTTGATCTCCTCTGGCTGAATGAATCGGATCTGCTGCGCGAGCCGCTTCTGAAGCGCCGCACCTTGTTGGATGATTCGGGGATCGGGCAGGTTCATCCCGCGATCGTGCCGATCCAGCTCCTGCGCTCGGATGCGGATGCCGATGCGGTGCAGGCCGCTTTCAAGCAAGCCCGTGCGGAAGGGCACGAAGGTCTGATCGCGAAAGATCCGGAGAGCACCTATTCACCGGGGCGTCGCGGGAAGGCATGGCTGAAGCTGAAGACCTCCAGCACTCTCGATTGCGTGGTCGTGGCCGCGGAGCAGGGCCACGGCAAACGCGCGGAAGTTCTCTCCGACTACACCTTTGCAGTCAGAGATCAGGTGAGCGGCCAACTTCGCGTCATCGGCAAGGCCTACTCGGGCCTGACCGATGTCGAGATCGAGGAACTCACCGAGTATTTCAAGCGCCACACGCTTTCCACGGAACGGCGCAAGCATATCGTCGAGCCGAACCTGGTGTTAGAGATTGCCTTCGATTCGATCCAAGCCTCGAAGCGTCACGACTCAGGGCTCGCGCTGCGTTTCCCCCGCATCCACGCCATCCGCCGCGACAAGACTCCGGATGAGATCGACACGCTGCAATACGCCCGATCCCTGGTGGATAGCTAA
- a CDS encoding DoxX-like family protein has product MARLIGPRAQNRLFLALRILIGSVWVFHGLYSKLLDGIPRHRMIVARVLGDDLAVIATRAVGVAEILLGLWAFSHRWPRTCAAVQTLAIVTMNTLEIARAPDLLISAPGMVLLNLGFLALGWYSATRQAPQANQPS; this is encoded by the coding sequence TTGGCTCGGCTCATCGGCCCGCGCGCTCAAAACCGGCTCTTCCTCGCCTTGCGGATCTTGATCGGGTCGGTATGGGTGTTCCACGGACTCTACAGCAAGCTGCTCGACGGGATTCCGCGGCACCGCATGATCGTGGCGCGGGTGCTCGGGGATGATCTGGCGGTGATTGCGACGCGGGCCGTGGGTGTCGCCGAGATTCTGCTCGGGCTCTGGGCCTTTTCCCACCGCTGGCCGCGGACCTGTGCAGCGGTCCAGACTCTGGCGATCGTTACCATGAATACGCTGGAGATCGCCCGCGCTCCCGATCTGCTGATCTCGGCACCCGGGATGGTGCTGCTCAATCTCGGTTTCCTTGCGCTCGGATGGTACAGCGCGACCCGCCAAGCACCTCAGGCTAACCAACCCAGCTGA
- a CDS encoding class I SAM-dependent methyltransferase — protein sequence MKQRTPWQGMLTVFRFNWPLYVAAALVLLGTIAGSILIDPLWLKLACVAAAIGAAYFIFVSLGVSHLVYDRSDLYGWRWCERALAGANSQDIVVCHSGFDEVSEALSNRLQPASCTVLDHYDPALLTEPSIHKARKLYPPTPATLAASFDRWPLQDASADAIFGLLAIHEFRSLEQRGRWFAEARRCLKPGGRIVLAEHLRDPANFIAFGPGFLHFHSAANWRHCWELAGLRTVDEFSVTPWVRFFVIALP from the coding sequence ATGAAGCAGCGCACGCCATGGCAGGGAATGCTGACCGTATTCCGCTTCAACTGGCCGCTCTATGTGGCAGCGGCCCTAGTTCTGTTAGGGACGATTGCGGGAAGTATTCTCATCGATCCGTTGTGGCTGAAGTTGGCCTGCGTGGCGGCCGCCATCGGCGCCGCTTATTTCATTTTCGTTTCATTGGGCGTCTCGCATCTGGTTTACGATCGCTCGGACCTCTATGGCTGGCGCTGGTGCGAACGGGCTCTCGCAGGCGCGAACTCGCAGGACATCGTGGTCTGTCACTCAGGCTTCGATGAAGTGTCGGAGGCGCTTTCTAACAGACTCCAGCCGGCGAGCTGCACGGTGCTTGATCACTACGATCCGGCTCTGCTCACCGAGCCCTCGATCCACAAGGCGCGGAAGCTCTACCCGCCGACCCCGGCAACCTTGGCGGCGTCCTTCGACCGCTGGCCGCTTCAGGATGCTTCCGCGGATGCCATCTTCGGGCTGCTAGCGATTCATGAGTTCCGCAGTCTGGAACAGCGCGGTCGCTGGTTTGCGGAGGCGCGGCGCTGCCTGAAACCCGGCGGACGCATCGTGCTGGCGGAGCACCTGCGGGACCCGGCGAACTTCATCGCCTTCGGCCCCGGCTTCCTGCACTTCCACTCTGCCGCAAACTGGCGACACTGCTGGGAGCTGGCCGGGCTGAGGACTGTGGATGAATTTTCCGTCACCCCTTGGGTCCGCTTCTTTGTGATCGCCTTGCCATGA